From Acetobacter oryzoeni:
CCCTTTGGGAACAGCCTGTTCGATAGCAACCAGATCCTCAGGCGTCAGCACAAGATCAAGCGCACCCAGCGCCTCGGAGAGCCGATCGCGTCGGCGAGCTCCTACAAGTGGCACGATGTCGTCACCCTGTGCGGCCACCCAGGCAATTGCCAACTGAGCCACGCTAGCGCCCTTGGATGCCGCAATTTCGCGCAAGGTCTCCACAAGAGCCAAATTGCGCTCGACATTGCCTTCCTGAAAGCGAGGGCTACGAACCCGAAAATCCCCCGGTCCCTTTGCTCCCTGCCAATGCCCGCTGATCAGACCACGCGCGAGCACGCCGTAGGCTGTTATGCCGATACCGAGTTCACGACAGGCAGGAAGAATTTTGTCCTCAATGCCACGCGAAATCAGCGAATATTCAATCTGAAGGTCACTGATTGGGTGGACGGAAGCCGCGCGCCGGATGGTTTCCGGGCCAACTTCCGAAAGACCGATATGCCGGACATAACCCGCCTGAACCATCTCGGCGATGGCGCCAATCGTATCCTCGATAGGCACAGCCGGGTCCAGCCGTGCAGGCCGGTAGATGTCGACATGATCAAGCCCGAGCCGTTGCAGGGTATAGGCTAGGAAGTTTTTCATGGCAGCAGGCCGTGCGTCGTAGGAGCCCCAGTTGCCACCCGGGTCGCGCATCGCACCAAACTTGACGCTGACGAGGAATCTGTCGCGAGGAATATCCTTGATCGCCTCACCGATCAGCATTTCGTTATGGCCCATGCCATAAAAATCGCCGGTGTCGAGAAGCGTGATCCCAGCGTCCAGCGCGGCATGGATGGTAGCGATGCTTTCTTTCCGATCAGCCGGACCATACATGCCGGACATGCTCATACACCCAAGACCGATTTCGGATACCTGAGGGCCGCTCTTACCAAGTTGCCGCAATTTCATATTTCAGAAAAATCCCTATTTCTTGAAGCAGAACCCTACCACACAGGCTATCTTTCGATAACCTTTCTTCCGTGCAGCTTTTCGTCCTTTGGAACGGAACGAATTTTCCGTTTGATGGAGCAAGCGGACAGGCTGTAGTCGCCTCATCCCCGACGCTACATGGCCACGAGCATGTTTCCGAAACCGGACCTGCCTTGCGATCGTTGAACGGCTATGAATCGGACGCTTTAGCTGCACGTCTCAGATCAGCCCAGTCCAGTAGGGCTATGAAAACCGGACCGAGCGCTTTGCCAATGTCCGTCAGGCCATATTCGACTTTAGGCGGAACTTGTGCGTGGACCGTGCGGAAAATGACCTTTTCCTGCTCCAGTGCACGAAGCTGCTGGATCAGCATTTTCTGTGAAATATCCGGTATGGCTCTTTGCAGGTCTGAAAAACGCATGACCGGCCCCTCAAAAAGCCAGGCCAGAATCATCATCTTCCACCGTCCTTCGAGAATGCGAATAGCGCACTGCATATCGGCGGCCGAGCTGGAACGGGGACGTGCATTGTAGATGGTTTTCATATCTGAATCGGGCATGGTTACCTTTTGGTGGGTATTAAACTTTTTTGTGCGTTCTTGTCACGACGACAGCACTGTAGCACAGAGAAAGGCGCAACAGCGGTCTCGGCTTCACCCCTGGCTGAAGGAAACACCTGCCATGTCCATGCGCGCGTGGCGCTTCGACGCCCTCTCTTCTCTCAGTGACCTTTCCGTGCACAGTGAACCGATGCCCGCACCGCAGCGCGGAGAAGTTCTTGTAAAGGTGCGTGCTGTTTCCCTGAATTATCGTGATATTGCACCCACTCTCGGTCGCTATGTCTGGCCAGCGGAGTCAGGGCTTATCCCATGCAGCGATGCTGCGGGGGAAATCGTCAGTGTCGGCGAAGACGTGACGGTTTTCCGCCCGGGAGATCGGATTGTCAGCAGCTTTCATGCTCGCTGGCTGGGCGGCAGACCGCCGACAGGTTTGATGCTGGAAAGCTACGGTACCGGTTCGGATGGCTGGCTGACTGAATACAAGGTCGTCTCACAGGAAGCGGTGGTGCCTCTTCCGGAGAAGGTCTCATTTGAGGAAGGGGCCA
This genomic window contains:
- a CDS encoding aldo/keto reductase — its product is MKLRQLGKSGPQVSEIGLGCMSMSGMYGPADRKESIATIHAALDAGITLLDTGDFYGMGHNEMLIGEAIKDIPRDRFLVSVKFGAMRDPGGNWGSYDARPAAMKNFLAYTLQRLGLDHVDIYRPARLDPAVPIEDTIGAIAEMVQAGYVRHIGLSEVGPETIRRAASVHPISDLQIEYSLISRGIEDKILPACRELGIGITAYGVLARGLISGHWQGAKGPGDFRVRSPRFQEGNVERNLALVETLREIAASKGASVAQLAIAWVAAQGDDIVPLVGARRRDRLSEALGALDLVLTPEDLVAIEQAVPKGAAAGERYDPKQMAVLDSEKSGAVEG
- a CDS encoding winged helix-turn-helix transcriptional regulator — encoded protein: MPDSDMKTIYNARPRSSSAADMQCAIRILEGRWKMMILAWLFEGPVMRFSDLQRAIPDISQKMLIQQLRALEQEKVIFRTVHAQVPPKVEYGLTDIGKALGPVFIALLDWADLRRAAKASDS